Proteins found in one Vicinamibacterales bacterium genomic segment:
- a CDS encoding MFS transporter — MSIRGLRWWMIGLLMLGSIINYLTRSTLGVAAQTLMHDLHITTQEYSWIVATFQFAIMLQPLAGYVLDVLGLKAGFAIFAIAWSCISMAHGLARSWPAFAGLRALLGLAEGSANPAGMKATAEWFPARERGLAGGMFNIGASVGSMLAPPLVAWAILAYNWQAAFVITGALGFVWVALWLLFYESPSKHRALGDEERRYIAAGQETYLQSDGSRPAFGAILAQRNFWGIALPRFLADPTWGTLTNWLPLYLMTVRHFDLKQIALFGWLPFLAADIGCMTGGTISIALQKFGRLSLINARRGAFTIGAVTMMTVGFAGFVQSPYVAIALLSVAGFAHQTLSVTVITMASDLFRRHEVATVAGMAGTFGNLGLLLFNLAIGALVTTIGYAPFFVCLGVLDLLGASILWMVVREPAAPNVAAA; from the coding sequence ATGAGTATCAGGGGACTTCGCTGGTGGATGATCGGCCTGTTGATGCTCGGGTCGATCATCAACTACCTGACGCGCAGCACGCTCGGTGTGGCGGCGCAGACGCTGATGCACGATCTGCACATCACCACGCAGGAATACTCGTGGATCGTTGCGACGTTCCAGTTCGCCATCATGCTGCAGCCGCTCGCCGGCTACGTGCTCGATGTGCTCGGTCTGAAGGCCGGCTTCGCCATCTTCGCCATCGCGTGGTCGTGCATCAGCATGGCGCACGGCCTGGCGCGGAGCTGGCCGGCGTTTGCCGGCCTGCGCGCGCTGCTCGGCCTGGCGGAGGGCTCGGCGAATCCGGCCGGCATGAAGGCGACCGCGGAATGGTTCCCGGCCCGGGAACGCGGCCTGGCCGGCGGCATGTTCAACATCGGCGCCTCGGTCGGCTCGATGCTCGCGCCACCGCTGGTCGCCTGGGCGATTCTCGCCTATAACTGGCAGGCGGCGTTCGTGATCACCGGCGCGCTCGGCTTCGTGTGGGTCGCGCTCTGGCTGCTGTTCTACGAATCACCCTCGAAGCACCGCGCGCTCGGCGACGAGGAACGGCGCTACATCGCCGCCGGCCAGGAAACCTACCTGCAGTCGGACGGCAGCCGTCCGGCGTTCGGCGCGATCCTCGCGCAGCGCAACTTCTGGGGCATCGCGCTGCCGCGGTTCCTGGCCGACCCGACCTGGGGCACGCTCACCAACTGGCTGCCGCTCTACCTGATGACGGTGCGCCACTTCGATCTGAAACAGATCGCGCTCTTCGGCTGGCTGCCGTTCCTCGCCGCCGACATCGGTTGCATGACGGGCGGCACGATCAGCATCGCGCTGCAGAAGTTCGGCCGCCTCAGCTTGATCAACGCGCGCCGCGGCGCGTTCACGATCGGCGCCGTGACGATGATGACCGTCGGGTTTGCCGGGTTCGTGCAGAGCCCCTACGTCGCGATCGCGCTGCTCTCGGTCGCCGGCTTCGCGCACCAGACGCTGTCAGTCACCGTCATCACGATGGCGTCGGACCTCTTCAGGCGCCACGAGGTCGCGACGGTCGCCGGCATGGCGGGCACCTTCGGCAACCTCGGGCTGCTGCTCTTCAACCTGGCGATCGGCGCGCTGGTGACGACCATCGGCTACGCGCCCTTCTTCGTCTGCCTGGGCGTACTCGACCTGCTCGGCGCCTCCATTCTCTGGATGGTCGTCCGCGAACCGGCGGCGCCGAACGTGGCGGCGGCGTGA